Proteins encoded together in one Coregonus clupeaformis isolate EN_2021a chromosome 30, ASM2061545v1, whole genome shotgun sequence window:
- the LOC121545356 gene encoding RNA-binding protein 39 isoform X1 has protein sequence MADDFDIEAMLEAPYRKDEIKSSSANGHEERSSKKKKRSHSRSSRSPSSDKRRSKSKDRKKSRDRKRSKSREKKRSRSKERRRSGSHSRERAGRYRGHRSPFLGPKFNGGPGGKIGPPHANKLSRRRSRSRSPFKKDKSPIRQPIDNLTPEERDARTVFCMQLAARIRPRDLEDFFSAVGKVRDVRMISDRNSRRSKGIAYIEFLEANSVPLAIGLTGQRLLGVPIIVQASQAEKNRAAAMANNLQKGNAGPMRLYVGSLHFNITEDMLRGIFEPFGRIESIQLMMDSETARSKGYGFISFADAECAKKALEQLNGFELAGRPMKVGNVTERTDSSTASSFLDNDELERTGIDLGTTGRLQLMARLAEGTGLQIPPAAQQALQMSGSMHSSSIHFSNMAAGTDIQARPNPPSEAATPAMNLGTSMNQAMNLPTQPLATHCLQLSNMFSPQSESEPGWDVEIQDDVMEECNKHGGIVHIYVDKNSPQGNVYVKCPTIPTAMAAVNALHGRWFAGKMITAAYVPLPTYHNLFPDSVMATQLLMPSRR, from the exons ATGGCAGACGATTTTGACATTGAGGCTATGCTAGAGGCTCCATACAGAAAG GATGAGATCAAGTCCTCTAGCGCTAACGGACATGAGGAGCGCAGTAGTAAGAA GAAAAAGAGGAGCCACAGCAGGAGTAGTAGGAGCCCAAGCTCTGACAAGCGCAGAAGCAAGAGCAAAGACCGGAAGAAGAGCCGGGACCGGAAGAGGAGCAAGAGTCGGGAGAAGAAACGCAGCCGCAGTAAGGAGCGCCGCCGCAGTGGCTCCCATAGCAGGGAACGCGCCGGGCGCTACAGAGGACACCGCAGCCCCTT TTTGGGGCCGAAATTTAACGGTGGTCCGGGAGGGAAGATTGGCCCACCACATGCCAACAAACTAAG TCGGAGACGCTCAAGAAGTCGTAGTCCCTTCAAGAAAGACAAGAGTCCAATAAG GCAACCAATTGACAACCTGACCCCAGAGGAGAGGGATGCCCGTACTGTGTTCTGTATGCAGCTGGCAGCCAGAATCAGACCAAGAGATCTAGAGGACTTCTTCTCAGCTGTGGGGAAA GTGAGAGACGTGAGGATGATCTCTGACAGAAACTCAAGGAGGTCAAAGGGCATCGCCTACATTGAGTTTCTGGAGGCGAATTCAGTCCCGCTGGCCATTGGCTTGACTGGACAGAGACTTCTAGGAGTGCCCATCATTGTCCAGGCCTCTCAG gctgagaagaacagagcagcagcaatGGCCAACAACCTTCAGAAGGGTAATGCTGGCCCCATGCGGCTGTATGTGGGCTCTCTGCACTTCAATATCACAGAGGACATGCTGCGAGGCATCTTCGAGCCTTTCGGAAGG ATTGAGAGCATACAACTTATGATGGACAGTGAAACTGCACGATCCAAAGGATATGGTTTCATCTCA TTTGCAGATGCTGAGTGTGCTAAGAAGGCCCTGGAGCAGCTGAATGGCTTTGAGCTGGCCGGACGGCCCATGAAGGTTGGTAATGTGACGGAACGTACCGATTCCTCCACCGCCAGCTCCTTCCTGGACAACGATGAGCTGGAGAGGACGGGCATCGACCTGGGCACCACCGGGCGCCTGCAGCTCATGGCCCGGCTGGCAGAGg GTACTGGTCTTCAGATCCCTCCAGCTGCACAGCAGGCTCTACAGATGAGTGGTTCCATGCACTCCTCTTCAATCCACTTCAGCAACATGGCAGCTGGTACAG ACATACAAGCCAGGCCGAACCCACCCTCTGAAG CTGCCACCCCTGCGATGAACCTGGGTACAAGCATGAACCAGGCCATGAACCTCCCAACTCAACCACTGGCTACACACTGCCTACAGCTGTCCAACATGTTCAGCCCACAGTC GGAAAGTGAGCCTGGCTGGGACGTTGAGATTCAAGATGACGTCATGGAGGAGTGTAACAAACACGGTGGAATTGTCCATATATACGTCGACAAGAACTCCCCTCAG GGCAACGTGTACGTGAAATGCCCCACTATCCCAACAGCGATGGCTGCAGTGAATGCCTTACATGGACGGTGGTTTGCAG GTAAAATGATCACTGCAGCGTACGTACCCCTCCCAACCTACCATAACCTTTTCCCTGATTCAGTAATGGCCACCCAGCTACTGATGCCTTCGCGGCGATAA
- the LOC121545356 gene encoding RNA-binding protein 39 isoform X2, whose product MADDFDIEAMLEAPYRKDEIKSSSANGHEERSSKKKKRSHSRSSRSPSSDKRRSKSKDRKKSRDRKRSKSREKKRSRSKERRRSGSHSRERAGRYRGHRSPFLGPKFNGGPGGKIGPPHANKLSRRRSRSRSPFKKDKSPIRQPIDNLTPEERDARTVFCMQLAARIRPRDLEDFFSAVGKVRDVRMISDRNSRRSKGIAYIEFLEANSVPLAIGLTGQRLLGVPIIVQASQAEKNRAAAMANNLQKGNAGPMRLYVGSLHFNITEDMLRGIFEPFGRIESIQLMMDSETARSKGYGFISFADAECAKKALEQLNGFELAGRPMKVGNVTERTDSSTASSFLDNDELERTGIDLGTTGRLQLMARLAEGTGLQIPPAAQQALQMSGSMHSSSIHFSNMAAGTAATPAMNLGTSMNQAMNLPTQPLATHCLQLSNMFSPQSESEPGWDVEIQDDVMEECNKHGGIVHIYVDKNSPQGNVYVKCPTIPTAMAAVNALHGRWFAGKMITAAYVPLPTYHNLFPDSVMATQLLMPSRR is encoded by the exons ATGGCAGACGATTTTGACATTGAGGCTATGCTAGAGGCTCCATACAGAAAG GATGAGATCAAGTCCTCTAGCGCTAACGGACATGAGGAGCGCAGTAGTAAGAA GAAAAAGAGGAGCCACAGCAGGAGTAGTAGGAGCCCAAGCTCTGACAAGCGCAGAAGCAAGAGCAAAGACCGGAAGAAGAGCCGGGACCGGAAGAGGAGCAAGAGTCGGGAGAAGAAACGCAGCCGCAGTAAGGAGCGCCGCCGCAGTGGCTCCCATAGCAGGGAACGCGCCGGGCGCTACAGAGGACACCGCAGCCCCTT TTTGGGGCCGAAATTTAACGGTGGTCCGGGAGGGAAGATTGGCCCACCACATGCCAACAAACTAAG TCGGAGACGCTCAAGAAGTCGTAGTCCCTTCAAGAAAGACAAGAGTCCAATAAG GCAACCAATTGACAACCTGACCCCAGAGGAGAGGGATGCCCGTACTGTGTTCTGTATGCAGCTGGCAGCCAGAATCAGACCAAGAGATCTAGAGGACTTCTTCTCAGCTGTGGGGAAA GTGAGAGACGTGAGGATGATCTCTGACAGAAACTCAAGGAGGTCAAAGGGCATCGCCTACATTGAGTTTCTGGAGGCGAATTCAGTCCCGCTGGCCATTGGCTTGACTGGACAGAGACTTCTAGGAGTGCCCATCATTGTCCAGGCCTCTCAG gctgagaagaacagagcagcagcaatGGCCAACAACCTTCAGAAGGGTAATGCTGGCCCCATGCGGCTGTATGTGGGCTCTCTGCACTTCAATATCACAGAGGACATGCTGCGAGGCATCTTCGAGCCTTTCGGAAGG ATTGAGAGCATACAACTTATGATGGACAGTGAAACTGCACGATCCAAAGGATATGGTTTCATCTCA TTTGCAGATGCTGAGTGTGCTAAGAAGGCCCTGGAGCAGCTGAATGGCTTTGAGCTGGCCGGACGGCCCATGAAGGTTGGTAATGTGACGGAACGTACCGATTCCTCCACCGCCAGCTCCTTCCTGGACAACGATGAGCTGGAGAGGACGGGCATCGACCTGGGCACCACCGGGCGCCTGCAGCTCATGGCCCGGCTGGCAGAGg GTACTGGTCTTCAGATCCCTCCAGCTGCACAGCAGGCTCTACAGATGAGTGGTTCCATGCACTCCTCTTCAATCCACTTCAGCAACATGGCAGCTGGTACAG CTGCCACCCCTGCGATGAACCTGGGTACAAGCATGAACCAGGCCATGAACCTCCCAACTCAACCACTGGCTACACACTGCCTACAGCTGTCCAACATGTTCAGCCCACAGTC GGAAAGTGAGCCTGGCTGGGACGTTGAGATTCAAGATGACGTCATGGAGGAGTGTAACAAACACGGTGGAATTGTCCATATATACGTCGACAAGAACTCCCCTCAG GGCAACGTGTACGTGAAATGCCCCACTATCCCAACAGCGATGGCTGCAGTGAATGCCTTACATGGACGGTGGTTTGCAG GTAAAATGATCACTGCAGCGTACGTACCCCTCCCAACCTACCATAACCTTTTCCCTGATTCAGTAATGGCCACCCAGCTACTGATGCCTTCGCGGCGATAA
- the LOC121545356 gene encoding RNA-binding protein 39 isoform X3, translating to MADDFDIEAMLEAPYRKDEIKSSSANGHEERSSKKKKRSHSRSSRSPSSDKRRSKSKDRKKSRDRKRSKSREKKRSRSKERRRSGSHSRERAGRYRGHRSPFRRRSRSRSPFKKDKSPIRQPIDNLTPEERDARTVFCMQLAARIRPRDLEDFFSAVGKVRDVRMISDRNSRRSKGIAYIEFLEANSVPLAIGLTGQRLLGVPIIVQASQAEKNRAAAMANNLQKGNAGPMRLYVGSLHFNITEDMLRGIFEPFGRIESIQLMMDSETARSKGYGFISFADAECAKKALEQLNGFELAGRPMKVGNVTERTDSSTASSFLDNDELERTGIDLGTTGRLQLMARLAEGTGLQIPPAAQQALQMSGSMHSSSIHFSNMAAGTDIQARPNPPSEAATPAMNLGTSMNQAMNLPTQPLATHCLQLSNMFSPQSESEPGWDVEIQDDVMEECNKHGGIVHIYVDKNSPQGNVYVKCPTIPTAMAAVNALHGRWFAGKMITAAYVPLPTYHNLFPDSVMATQLLMPSRR from the exons ATGGCAGACGATTTTGACATTGAGGCTATGCTAGAGGCTCCATACAGAAAG GATGAGATCAAGTCCTCTAGCGCTAACGGACATGAGGAGCGCAGTAGTAAGAA GAAAAAGAGGAGCCACAGCAGGAGTAGTAGGAGCCCAAGCTCTGACAAGCGCAGAAGCAAGAGCAAAGACCGGAAGAAGAGCCGGGACCGGAAGAGGAGCAAGAGTCGGGAGAAGAAACGCAGCCGCAGTAAGGAGCGCCGCCGCAGTGGCTCCCATAGCAGGGAACGCGCCGGGCGCTACAGAGGACACCGCAGCCCCTT TCGGAGACGCTCAAGAAGTCGTAGTCCCTTCAAGAAAGACAAGAGTCCAATAAG GCAACCAATTGACAACCTGACCCCAGAGGAGAGGGATGCCCGTACTGTGTTCTGTATGCAGCTGGCAGCCAGAATCAGACCAAGAGATCTAGAGGACTTCTTCTCAGCTGTGGGGAAA GTGAGAGACGTGAGGATGATCTCTGACAGAAACTCAAGGAGGTCAAAGGGCATCGCCTACATTGAGTTTCTGGAGGCGAATTCAGTCCCGCTGGCCATTGGCTTGACTGGACAGAGACTTCTAGGAGTGCCCATCATTGTCCAGGCCTCTCAG gctgagaagaacagagcagcagcaatGGCCAACAACCTTCAGAAGGGTAATGCTGGCCCCATGCGGCTGTATGTGGGCTCTCTGCACTTCAATATCACAGAGGACATGCTGCGAGGCATCTTCGAGCCTTTCGGAAGG ATTGAGAGCATACAACTTATGATGGACAGTGAAACTGCACGATCCAAAGGATATGGTTTCATCTCA TTTGCAGATGCTGAGTGTGCTAAGAAGGCCCTGGAGCAGCTGAATGGCTTTGAGCTGGCCGGACGGCCCATGAAGGTTGGTAATGTGACGGAACGTACCGATTCCTCCACCGCCAGCTCCTTCCTGGACAACGATGAGCTGGAGAGGACGGGCATCGACCTGGGCACCACCGGGCGCCTGCAGCTCATGGCCCGGCTGGCAGAGg GTACTGGTCTTCAGATCCCTCCAGCTGCACAGCAGGCTCTACAGATGAGTGGTTCCATGCACTCCTCTTCAATCCACTTCAGCAACATGGCAGCTGGTACAG ACATACAAGCCAGGCCGAACCCACCCTCTGAAG CTGCCACCCCTGCGATGAACCTGGGTACAAGCATGAACCAGGCCATGAACCTCCCAACTCAACCACTGGCTACACACTGCCTACAGCTGTCCAACATGTTCAGCCCACAGTC GGAAAGTGAGCCTGGCTGGGACGTTGAGATTCAAGATGACGTCATGGAGGAGTGTAACAAACACGGTGGAATTGTCCATATATACGTCGACAAGAACTCCCCTCAG GGCAACGTGTACGTGAAATGCCCCACTATCCCAACAGCGATGGCTGCAGTGAATGCCTTACATGGACGGTGGTTTGCAG GTAAAATGATCACTGCAGCGTACGTACCCCTCCCAACCTACCATAACCTTTTCCCTGATTCAGTAATGGCCACCCAGCTACTGATGCCTTCGCGGCGATAA